A window from Hymenobacter volaticus encodes these proteins:
- a CDS encoding NADH:flavin oxidoreductase/NADH oxidase produces the protein MDSPLFSPLEIRSLHLKNRLVMSPMQQYVSPEGLVGAWHLVHLGSRAVGGVGLVITEATAVSPEGRNTLFDTGLWNEAQVAAWQPVVQFVQAQGAKIAVQLWHAGGKGSHAHPAAGFHYIAPAEGGWITKSASAVSLDPHQTSQALTVAEIQALVGDFREAAIRAVQAGFDAIELHAGHGYLFHQFYSELTNHRSDEYGGSFDNRIRLLVETVQAIRAVIPDVMPLLVRLSAVDFSDEPQAWHLADSVRLAAVLQQHGVDVVTASAGGFGAPDRSKVVPLYQVPYAEKIRAATGVLTGAVGLITTPEQANTIIASGQADLVVLARELLRDPYFPLRAAAALHTKTPVPVPYTRAF, from the coding sequence ATGGACTCTCCCCTGTTTTCGCCCTTAGAAATTCGCAGTCTGCACCTGAAAAACCGCCTAGTGATGTCGCCCATGCAGCAGTACGTCAGCCCGGAAGGGCTGGTGGGGGCTTGGCACCTGGTGCACTTGGGCAGCCGGGCCGTGGGCGGCGTGGGTTTGGTGATTACCGAGGCCACTGCCGTAAGCCCGGAGGGACGTAATACGCTGTTTGATACCGGACTCTGGAATGAAGCCCAAGTTGCAGCCTGGCAACCCGTTGTGCAGTTTGTACAGGCGCAGGGCGCCAAAATAGCAGTGCAACTCTGGCACGCGGGCGGCAAGGGCAGCCACGCGCATCCTGCTGCTGGCTTCCACTACATTGCCCCGGCTGAAGGCGGCTGGATCACCAAAAGCGCCTCCGCCGTTTCCCTTGACCCGCACCAGACTTCTCAGGCCCTGACCGTAGCAGAAATCCAGGCCTTAGTTGGAGACTTCCGGGAGGCGGCTATCCGCGCCGTTCAGGCTGGTTTCGATGCTATTGAGTTGCACGCCGGCCACGGGTACTTGTTTCACCAGTTTTATTCGGAGCTAACCAACCACCGCTCCGATGAGTACGGCGGCAGCTTCGACAACCGGATTCGGTTGCTCGTGGAAACGGTGCAAGCCATCCGGGCCGTCATCCCTGACGTGATGCCCCTGCTGGTTCGCCTCTCCGCCGTTGACTTCTCCGACGAGCCGCAGGCCTGGCACCTAGCTGATTCGGTGCGCTTGGCTGCCGTGTTGCAGCAGCACGGCGTCGATGTGGTTACGGCCTCGGCCGGCGGGTTCGGGGCGCCCGACCGAAGTAAAGTGGTGCCACTCTACCAAGTGCCGTACGCCGAGAAAATCAGGGCCGCTACCGGCGTCCTGACCGGAGCCGTGGGGCTCATAACTACGCCCGAGCAAGCTAATACCATCATTGCCAGCGGCCAAGCCGACTTGGTGGTGCTGGCCCGGGAGCTACTGCGCGACCCGTACTTCCCGCTCCGGGCTGCCGCTGCGCTACACACCAAAACGCCCGTGCCAGTGCCCTATACCCGCGCTTTTTAG
- a CDS encoding alpha/beta hydrolase: MHQEPLRTAGLALATATKALILLHGRGGSAADILSLASYLHVPDFALLAPQATQNTWYPYSFLVPPTQNEPWLSDALAAVGRAVAAAEAQGITQENIYFLGFSQGACLTLEYVARHAARYGGVVAFTGG; encoded by the coding sequence ATGCATCAAGAACCCCTCCGTACCGCCGGCCTGGCGCTAGCCACCGCAACCAAAGCCCTGATTCTGCTTCACGGCCGGGGCGGTAGCGCCGCCGATATCCTCTCCTTGGCCTCCTACCTGCACGTGCCCGATTTCGCCTTGCTGGCCCCGCAAGCCACGCAGAACACCTGGTACCCGTACTCCTTTCTGGTGCCACCCACCCAAAACGAGCCCTGGCTCTCCGACGCGCTGGCTGCCGTGGGCCGGGCCGTAGCGGCGGCCGAAGCACAGGGCATCACCCAAGAAAACATCTATTTCCTAGGCTTCTCGCAAGGCGCTTGCCTCACGCTGGAATACGTGGCCCGCCACGCGGCCCGCTACGGTGGCGTAGTTGCTTTCACGGGGGGGTGA
- a CDS encoding alpha/beta hydrolase: MIGDRVYQDNYTGNFEGTPIYIGTSDPDPHVPVERVRASTALLTTLGAAVTEKVYPNMGHTISQEEIVAANTLVFKKSVG; encoded by the coding sequence GTGATAGGTGACCGGGTGTACCAAGACAACTACACCGGTAATTTCGAGGGCACGCCCATTTACATCGGTACCAGCGACCCGGACCCCCACGTGCCCGTCGAGCGAGTCCGCGCCTCCACGGCGCTGCTGACTACCCTAGGCGCCGCCGTTACGGAAAAGGTGTACCCTAACATGGGCCACACGATTTCGCAAGAAGAAATTGTCGCCGCCAACACGCTGGTTTTCAAGAAGTCAGTGGGGTAG
- a CDS encoding ring-cleaving dioxygenase, with translation MESRILGLHHVTAIAGNAQRNYDFYTKVLGLRMVKKTVNFDDPSTYHFYFGDETGSAGTILTFFPWTNITSGRRGTGQATEIGYSVPEGSFDFWMKRFDAHGVTYNKPSMKFGEQYLTFLDPDGLKLELIVSKTPDARTPWTTPEVGADAATKGFHTVTLTLASVAATADILTDVFGYKLLEQNVNRYRYVTDTVPTAAYIDLVEVPGEGRSLTAGGSVHHIAFRVKDDEAELAIRQKLIAKGLQPTPKSTVTISIRCTSASQAGCCLKLPPKTRASPWTSHWPS, from the coding sequence ATGGAATCTCGCATCTTAGGTCTGCACCACGTGACGGCCATTGCTGGCAACGCTCAGCGCAACTACGATTTCTACACCAAAGTGCTCGGGCTGCGCATGGTGAAAAAAACCGTCAACTTCGACGACCCTAGCACTTATCACTTCTACTTCGGCGACGAAACCGGCTCGGCTGGCACCATCCTCACGTTCTTTCCCTGGACCAACATCACCTCGGGCCGCCGTGGCACCGGTCAGGCCACCGAAATCGGATACTCGGTGCCCGAAGGCAGCTTCGATTTCTGGATGAAGCGTTTCGACGCGCACGGCGTGACCTACAACAAGCCGAGCATGAAATTCGGGGAGCAGTACCTCACCTTCCTCGACCCCGACGGCCTCAAGCTAGAGCTTATCGTCTCGAAAACGCCTGACGCCCGCACCCCCTGGACCACGCCCGAAGTAGGCGCCGACGCCGCTACCAAAGGTTTCCACACCGTCACCCTAACGCTGGCCAGCGTAGCCGCCACGGCCGATATCCTGACAGACGTGTTCGGGTATAAGTTGCTGGAGCAAAACGTGAACCGCTACCGCTACGTCACCGACACAGTACCAACCGCCGCCTATATCGACTTGGTGGAAGTGCCCGGCGAAGGCCGCAGCCTCACGGCGGGCGGCTCGGTTCACCACATTGCTTTCCGGGTGAAAGACGACGAAGCCGAACTTGCTATCCGCCAGAAGCTGATTGCGAAAGGCTTGCAGCCCACCCCCAAATCGACCGTGACTATTTCCATTCGGTGTACTTCCGCGAGCCAGGCGGGGTGCTGTTTGAAATTGCCACCGAAAACCCGGGCTTCACCGTGGACGAGCCATTGGCCGAGTTAG
- a CDS encoding dioxygenase family protein has product MERKHFLKSLFVSAISTPALLSACGKESEEVTPATDTTGGTTGTGMSGSCSVSPTETEGPFPTKAPASYVRSDITDGKTGHKMTAKITITNTNNNCAGLAGALVDIWHCDAEGNYSEYGGTGMQSTNLQSVHFLRGRQTTNANGLVTFTTIFPGWYSGRATHIHVHIYSASGTSLKVTQIAFPKAQARPWPPSMATPRV; this is encoded by the coding sequence ATGGAACGCAAACACTTTCTTAAGAGCCTGTTCGTAAGCGCTATCTCAACGCCAGCGCTTCTCTCCGCCTGCGGCAAAGAATCGGAGGAGGTGACGCCTGCCACCGACACAACCGGGGGCACGACCGGCACGGGCATGTCGGGCAGTTGCTCGGTTTCGCCCACCGAAACCGAAGGGCCATTTCCCACCAAGGCGCCCGCTTCCTATGTGCGCAGCGACATCACAGATGGCAAAACCGGCCACAAGATGACGGCCAAAATTACCATCACCAACACCAACAACAACTGCGCGGGCTTGGCCGGCGCGTTGGTGGACATCTGGCACTGCGACGCCGAGGGCAACTATTCCGAGTACGGCGGCACGGGCATGCAAAGCACCAACCTCCAGAGCGTACACTTCCTACGCGGCCGCCAGACCACCAACGCCAACGGGCTGGTGACGTTTACCACCATCTTCCCCGGCTGGTACTCCGGCCGCGCCACCCACATCCACGTGCACATCTACTCGGCCAGCGGCACCTCGCTGAAAGTAACGCAGATTGCCTTCCCGAAGGCACAGGCTCGGCCGTGGCCGCCGTCAATGGCTACGCCAAGGGTATGA
- a CDS encoding cation transporter — protein sequence MKQLVRFEYPPELVPAFRQARRLEWLTIAYLISTAALMYLTMGQSQAMKTAWFEDLLSLTPAISFHIATRVILRSPNEDFPYGYHRAVSIAYLCSSVALFAVGGFLLLDSATTLLKAEHPTIGTVVIAGHQIWLGYLMIAALLWGTFPALYLGKEKLPLAKQLHEKNLYTDAEMNKADWMTASAAILGILGIGMGWWWADAAAAIFIAFDIVRDGFTNLRQAVFDLMNQAPKTVDDQKPDPLLDRVRETLAAQPWVKDFTFRLREEGHIYLGEGFVVPTEVSDQLAQQLEDTARQIEQLDWRIHEFLLTPVRELTKQERA from the coding sequence GTGAAACAGCTAGTCAGATTCGAATACCCACCCGAGCTTGTTCCCGCGTTTCGGCAGGCCAGACGCCTAGAATGGCTCACCATTGCTTACCTGATCAGCACGGCTGCCCTCATGTACCTGACTATGGGTCAGTCGCAGGCCATGAAAACGGCTTGGTTTGAAGATCTCCTGAGCTTAACCCCGGCCATTTCCTTCCATATCGCAACGCGTGTGATCCTACGGTCTCCCAACGAGGATTTCCCTTATGGCTATCATCGGGCCGTGAGCATTGCGTATTTGTGCAGTTCGGTGGCTTTGTTTGCAGTGGGTGGCTTTCTGTTGCTTGATTCGGCCACCACGTTGCTCAAAGCCGAGCACCCAACGATTGGTACGGTAGTAATTGCTGGGCACCAGATCTGGCTGGGTTACCTGATGATTGCGGCCCTGTTGTGGGGCACTTTTCCGGCGCTTTATTTGGGTAAGGAAAAGCTCCCCCTAGCTAAGCAGCTGCACGAAAAGAACTTGTACACCGACGCCGAGATGAACAAAGCCGACTGGATGACGGCGTCGGCTGCCATATTGGGCATCCTCGGTATCGGTATGGGCTGGTGGTGGGCCGATGCAGCCGCCGCTATTTTTATTGCCTTCGATATTGTGCGCGACGGCTTCACCAACCTCCGGCAGGCCGTGTTCGACTTGATGAACCAAGCCCCGAAAACCGTGGACGACCAAAAGCCTGATCCGCTGCTAGACCGGGTGCGAGAAACGCTGGCCGCGCAGCCGTGGGTAAAGGACTTCACTTTCCGGTTGCGTGAGGAAGGTCACATCTACTTGGGCGAAGGCTTTGTAGTGCCTACCGAAGTTAGCGACCAACTCGCTCAGCAGCTAGAAGACACAGCCCGGCAAATCGAGCAGCTTGATTGGCGAATTCACGAGTTCTTGCTCACGCCCGTCCGGGAACTGACAAAGCAAGAAAGAGCCTGA
- a CDS encoding transporter substrate-binding domain-containing protein, translated as MLRGLLVATSLLLIGCNGFPKDPEHTLDQVRNGTLIVGYSANPPWVVKTANGPTGTEVALVEAFARTLPAQIQWRNDTEQNLFEALEHRQVHVVVAGLTDQNPWKEKVAFTRPYQEVGKEKHVLASIQGENAFIVALERFLHQQEATLPPSVQP; from the coding sequence ATGCTGCGGGGGCTGTTAGTAGCAACTTCACTGTTACTAATAGGCTGCAACGGCTTTCCCAAGGACCCGGAACACACGCTGGATCAGGTGCGCAACGGCACGCTGATAGTTGGCTATTCGGCAAACCCACCGTGGGTGGTAAAGACAGCAAACGGGCCTACAGGCACCGAAGTGGCACTTGTGGAAGCCTTTGCGCGCACGCTACCGGCACAAATACAGTGGCGCAACGACACCGAGCAAAATCTGTTTGAAGCGCTGGAACATCGGCAAGTGCACGTAGTGGTAGCTGGCCTCACCGACCAAAATCCTTGGAAGGAGAAAGTAGCCTTCACCCGGCCTTATCAGGAAGTAGGCAAGGAAAAGCACGTGCTGGCTTCTATCCAAGGTGAAAATGCCTTTATCGTGGCCTTGGAGCGGTTTCTTCATCAGCAGGAAGCTACCCTGCCCCCATCGGTACAACCGTGA
- a CDS encoding patatin-like phospholipase family protein: MAKTALVVSGGGSKGAFAVGALQYINQHVQALTSFDLYCGTSTGSLIVPLAACGEIALLEKMYTTLRQDELVKLGAIGNLVTGISLHDATPLKNQIDTVLTQARYDLLQTKAVRLFLATVCLQTERLVYWSTQAAAATPHYDVERVQNVNDLRRAMLASCCQPVFMQPVEVRKGAVPVRQYVDGGVREATPLQAAIDQGAETIYAITLNPEQTPADNTTKTSAIQVLERTIDLFSEDVGANDYRVAQLYERGNRYVQAIRATLLARGVSQTVINEALASSANPFTGTAVTKIHEIRPKAKLTEGGPGGLTFQPAAMQTMLQKGFEQAKAYFSAIA; this comes from the coding sequence ATGGCAAAAACTGCTTTAGTAGTGAGTGGTGGCGGTTCCAAGGGAGCCTTCGCCGTTGGGGCGCTGCAGTACATCAACCAGCACGTGCAGGCCCTAACCAGCTTCGATTTGTATTGTGGTACCAGCACGGGCTCCCTTATCGTGCCCCTGGCTGCTTGTGGCGAAATAGCCCTTCTTGAGAAGATGTACACTACGCTCCGGCAGGATGAACTTGTCAAGCTCGGGGCCATTGGCAACCTCGTGACGGGTATCTCGCTGCACGACGCAACGCCGCTGAAAAACCAAATTGACACGGTACTGACCCAAGCGCGCTACGACCTGCTGCAAACTAAAGCTGTCCGCTTGTTTCTGGCGACAGTATGCTTGCAAACGGAACGGCTCGTGTACTGGAGCACGCAAGCGGCTGCTGCTACCCCGCATTATGACGTTGAGCGGGTACAGAACGTAAACGACCTCCGGCGGGCCATGCTGGCTTCGTGCTGCCAACCCGTGTTTATGCAACCGGTAGAAGTGCGAAAAGGCGCCGTACCGGTGCGGCAGTACGTGGATGGCGGGGTGCGCGAGGCAACGCCTTTGCAAGCCGCCATTGATCAGGGAGCCGAAACGATTTATGCTATTACGCTCAATCCCGAGCAGACACCTGCCGACAATACCACGAAAACAAGCGCTATTCAAGTTTTGGAGCGTACTATCGATTTGTTTAGCGAAGACGTTGGGGCTAATGACTACCGGGTGGCCCAACTTTACGAGCGGGGAAACCGGTACGTACAGGCCATCCGGGCCACACTATTAGCGCGTGGAGTATCGCAAACGGTAATCAACGAGGCTCTGGCAAGTTCAGCTAATCCTTTCACTGGAACGGCAGTAACCAAGATTCATGAGATTCGGCCGAAAGCTAAGTTAACAGAAGGCGGCCCCGGCGGATTGACGTTCCAACCCGCCGCCATGCAAACCATGCTGCAAAAAGGCTTCGAGCAGGCAAAGGCCTATTTCAGCGCCATAGCCTAA
- a CDS encoding START-like domain-containing protein has product MPLSATRRKHRFTVEFPINASPKILYPYLASASGLSQWFCQDVRIDEDHHYNFIWDNQPHYAEMNSHRTNRSVRFVFLDGNKRHTPDANFLDFSLEESQLTQEVYLRVMDYSEETDEEELQEMWESLAQKLREQVGG; this is encoded by the coding sequence ATGCCCCTTTCTGCTACCCGTCGCAAACACCGCTTCACGGTCGAGTTTCCTATTAATGCGTCTCCGAAAATTCTGTATCCCTACTTGGCATCTGCTTCTGGCTTGTCACAATGGTTTTGTCAGGATGTGAGAATTGATGAAGATCACCACTATAATTTCATCTGGGATAATCAGCCTCATTATGCTGAAATGAATTCGCACCGCACCAATCGCTCCGTACGGTTCGTGTTTCTTGATGGAAATAAGCGCCATACGCCCGATGCAAATTTTCTGGATTTCAGCTTAGAGGAATCCCAACTAACGCAGGAGGTATACCTGCGGGTTATGGACTATTCTGAAGAAACCGACGAAGAGGAACTTCAAGAAATGTGGGAAAGTCTAGCTCAGAAATTGCGGGAACAGGTAGGGGGCTAA
- a CDS encoding LptF/LptG family permease, translating to MKKLDKLILRAFAGPFLLTFAVVEFILLTQYMLKYLDDLVGKDLGFDIIGQLLFFFSVLMVPVALPLAVLLSSLMTFGTLGEHHELTAIKTSGISLTRILRPVLLTSLLLAGFAFWFNNAIVPRANLKAYSLLWDLRQQKLALDIRPGVFYNGIPGYTIKVNDKLGEDGDILMGVMIYDHTQGSGTMRVILADSGRMFTRFGGEYLSLELFRGQSYVEQPDASSRAGASFIRQAFNRNMITFPLASFDLSRTKEELFSDNKMMKNVGQLEHFIDSLQNRLRSEQRMVPRMVSPYYTYLRFDTTGRAANRRVEQLQVPATKLPVVSVSTLEQATNRARNVRAFAGSTGERLANLAKESSNYRIEVYRKYVQSFAILLMFLIGAPLGAIIKKGGLGVPILVSILFFIIYYIFSIIGEKYGREG from the coding sequence ATGAAAAAACTCGATAAGTTGATTCTACGGGCTTTTGCCGGCCCGTTTCTCCTCACGTTTGCGGTAGTAGAATTTATTCTGCTCACCCAATACATGCTCAAGTATCTCGATGACCTGGTCGGTAAAGATTTGGGCTTCGATATCATTGGGCAACTCCTTTTCTTTTTCAGCGTGCTGATGGTACCGGTGGCATTACCGCTCGCCGTGCTGCTCTCGTCTTTAATGACGTTCGGGACGCTTGGTGAGCACCACGAATTGACGGCTATTAAAACGTCGGGTATCTCGCTGACGCGGATTTTGCGACCTGTATTGCTGACGAGTTTGCTGCTGGCCGGGTTTGCGTTTTGGTTTAATAACGCGATTGTCCCCCGAGCCAACTTAAAGGCGTATAGCTTGCTCTGGGATTTGCGCCAGCAGAAGCTCGCTCTTGATATTCGGCCAGGCGTGTTTTACAACGGTATTCCGGGCTACACCATCAAGGTCAACGACAAATTAGGCGAAGACGGTGATATCCTGATGGGGGTCATGATCTACGACCACACGCAAGGATCGGGTACGATGCGGGTAATTTTGGCTGATTCAGGCCGGATGTTTACTCGTTTCGGAGGGGAGTACCTGAGCCTGGAGTTGTTCCGGGGTCAGAGCTACGTAGAGCAGCCTGACGCTAGCAGTCGTGCTGGGGCTAGCTTTATTCGTCAGGCCTTCAACCGCAATATGATTACGTTCCCGCTCGCTTCTTTCGATCTCAGTCGGACCAAAGAAGAACTCTTCTCTGACAACAAAATGATGAAGAACGTGGGGCAACTCGAACACTTCATTGACTCTCTGCAGAACCGGTTGAGATCTGAGCAGCGCATGGTGCCGCGCATGGTGTCGCCTTATTACACCTACCTCCGCTTTGATACCACTGGCCGGGCTGCCAACCGCAGAGTAGAGCAATTACAGGTACCTGCCACCAAGTTGCCCGTGGTCAGTGTAAGTACGTTAGAACAAGCTACTAATCGGGCCCGCAACGTACGAGCTTTTGCTGGTAGCACCGGCGAGCGGTTGGCCAACCTAGCCAAAGAATCCAGCAACTACCGTATCGAAGTATATCGCAAGTATGTACAGTCATTTGCTATCCTGCTGATGTTCCTAATTGGCGCACCACTAGGCGCTATCATTAAAAAAGGGGGTTTGGGAGTGCCTATTCTGGTTTCTATCCTCTTCTTCATTATCTACTATATTTTCTCCATTATCGGCGAGAAGTATGGTCGGGAAGGGTAA
- the rpsO gene encoding 30S ribosomal protein S15 → MKLTTEAKQAIFEKNSLQKVATDTGSAEAQIALFTHRITHLTEHLKVNKKDFSTRLGLLKLVGKRRRMLDYLQHREINRYRAIIKELGIRK, encoded by the coding sequence ATGAAACTCACTACCGAAGCAAAACAGGCTATTTTCGAAAAAAATAGCTTGCAAAAAGTGGCTACCGATACCGGTTCAGCCGAAGCTCAAATCGCGCTGTTTACGCACCGCATCACGCACCTCACGGAGCATTTGAAGGTTAACAAGAAGGATTTCTCGACTCGTTTGGGTCTGTTGAAACTTGTTGGTAAGCGCCGCCGGATGTTGGATTACCTCCAGCACCGCGAAATCAACCGCTACCGTGCTATTATCAAGGAGCTAGGTATTCGTAAGTAA
- the pnp gene encoding polyribonucleotide nucleotidyltransferase: protein MPNYNAVTKHITLPDGRQISIETGKLAKFADGAVVVRLGDAMLLATVVSQPSSRGDVDFLPLSVDYQEKFGGAGKIPGSFQRREGRISDYEILVSRLVDRILRPMFPKDYHYEVQVLVTLISADKEVQPDALAALAASAALSVSDIPFAGPISEVRVARIDGKLQINPKTADIARADIDLIVGATADSVAMVEGEMNEVSEEEMVEAIAYAHEAIKEQVRVQSELAAEIEKSHVKREYPKYEENEELKQRITEAVYQRAYEVAKSGNTSKAGRKESFGAIKKPLLEELLTENPELDQKMFGRYYGSAEKKAIRDMMIKERTRLDGRQLTEIRPIWSEVNYLPGAHGSALFTRGETQSLTTVALGTKLDEQIIDSAMQSGYSKFMLHYNFPAFSTGEVKPNRGPGRREVGHGNLAMRSLKRVLPAEEENPYTIRIVSDILESNGSSSMATVCAGSLALMDAGVKVRAAVSGIAMGLVQDKETGEYAVLSDILGDEDHLGDMDFKVTGTEKGIVACQMDIKIQGLSSEIMTAALHQAREGRLHILGEMAKTINTPAADLKPHTPRSHKMLIDKEYIGAVIGPGGKVIQQIQKDTNATVIIEEKDEKGHVSIYASNKEDMQAAISRIQAIAATPEVGETYKGKVRSIQPYGAFVEIMPGKDGLLHISEVSHERLSALEGVLEVGQEIDVKLLDIDKKTGKYRLSRKVLLPKPERATEQNGTVQ, encoded by the coding sequence ATGCCCAACTACAACGCGGTTACCAAACACATTACCCTGCCGGATGGCCGGCAGATTTCCATTGAAACTGGCAAATTGGCCAAGTTCGCTGACGGTGCCGTTGTGGTACGGCTCGGCGATGCCATGCTCCTGGCCACGGTAGTATCGCAGCCGAGTTCGCGCGGCGACGTAGACTTCCTGCCTTTATCAGTTGATTACCAGGAAAAATTTGGTGGTGCTGGTAAGATTCCCGGTTCGTTTCAGCGCCGCGAAGGTCGCATTTCCGACTACGAGATTCTGGTGAGTCGCCTCGTAGACCGCATTTTGCGCCCGATGTTCCCTAAAGACTATCACTACGAAGTACAAGTACTCGTTACGTTGATTTCGGCCGATAAAGAAGTGCAACCCGACGCACTCGCTGCTTTGGCTGCTTCGGCTGCCCTGTCGGTTTCCGATATTCCTTTTGCTGGTCCTATCTCTGAAGTACGGGTTGCTCGTATCGATGGTAAACTGCAAATTAACCCCAAGACGGCGGACATTGCTCGCGCTGATATCGACCTGATTGTAGGTGCCACCGCCGATTCAGTGGCCATGGTAGAAGGGGAGATGAATGAAGTGAGCGAGGAGGAAATGGTAGAAGCCATTGCCTACGCCCATGAAGCAATTAAGGAGCAAGTACGCGTCCAGAGCGAATTGGCTGCTGAAATTGAGAAGTCGCACGTTAAGCGCGAGTATCCGAAGTACGAGGAAAACGAAGAGCTAAAGCAGCGTATTACCGAAGCTGTTTATCAGAGAGCTTACGAGGTTGCCAAGTCGGGTAATACCAGCAAAGCAGGCCGCAAAGAGTCTTTCGGGGCTATCAAGAAGCCACTACTGGAAGAATTACTAACTGAAAATCCGGAGCTCGATCAGAAGATGTTTGGCCGTTACTACGGTTCGGCTGAGAAGAAGGCAATCCGCGATATGATGATCAAGGAACGCACGCGTCTCGATGGTCGTCAGCTCACGGAAATTCGCCCTATTTGGTCTGAAGTCAACTATCTGCCCGGTGCGCACGGTTCGGCCTTGTTTACCCGTGGCGAAACTCAATCTTTGACCACGGTAGCCCTTGGTACTAAGCTCGACGAGCAGATTATCGACTCGGCTATGCAATCGGGGTACAGCAAGTTTATGCTGCATTACAACTTCCCGGCCTTCTCGACCGGCGAAGTGAAGCCAAACCGCGGCCCTGGCCGCCGCGAAGTTGGCCACGGTAACTTGGCTATGCGCTCGTTGAAGCGGGTGTTGCCTGCCGAAGAAGAAAACCCTTACACCATCCGCATCGTGTCGGACATCTTGGAGTCGAACGGCTCTTCGTCGATGGCCACGGTATGCGCTGGCTCGCTGGCGCTGATGGACGCGGGCGTTAAAGTGCGCGCTGCCGTTTCGGGTATTGCCATGGGCTTGGTGCAAGACAAGGAAACCGGTGAATACGCTGTACTGAGCGACATTCTCGGCGATGAGGACCACCTCGGTGACATGGACTTCAAAGTAACGGGCACCGAAAAGGGTATCGTAGCTTGCCAGATGGACATCAAAATCCAGGGCTTGAGCAGCGAAATCATGACGGCAGCTTTGCACCAGGCCCGCGAAGGCCGGTTGCACATCCTCGGTGAGATGGCCAAAACCATCAACACCCCGGCAGCCGACTTGAAGCCACATACGCCCCGCTCGCACAAGATGCTCATCGATAAAGAATATATCGGTGCTGTTATCGGGCCCGGCGGCAAGGTTATTCAGCAGATTCAGAAGGATACCAACGCCACGGTTATCATCGAAGAGAAGGACGAGAAAGGCCACGTGAGCATCTACGCTTCCAACAAGGAAGATATGCAAGCCGCTATCAGCCGAATTCAAGCCATTGCCGCTACGCCAGAAGTAGGCGAAACCTACAAAGGCAAAGTGCGCAGCATTCAGCCCTACGGTGCTTTTGTAGAGATTATGCCGGGTAAAGATGGCCTGTTGCACATCTCGGAGGTATCGCACGAGCGCCTTTCAGCGCTGGAAGGCGTACTCGAGGTAGGGCAGGAGATAGACGTGAAACTGCTCGACATCGACAAGAAAACGGGCAAGTACCGCTTATCGCGTAAGGTTCTTTTGCCGAAGCCAGAACGGGCAACCGAACAGAACGGTACGGTTCAATAA